From the genome of Deltaproteobacteria bacterium, one region includes:
- a CDS encoding peptidoglycan-binding protein translates to MLGCSTTTLDGVSQRERDRGPRGGRRRAHAALAAGAALALAACQGTPQLGQGGSMVQGSGGSAGAQGASHQLVRCSEPLGTAALVEASPEALTGLQSLGLSSPLPLMRLIMAQSNCFTVVDRGAAMRNIEQEEMLRQSGMLRSGSQTARGRMVTTQYLITPNVIFSNPNAGGGAIGSAVGGLLGGGAGALAGAALGSMRIKEAQTTLFLTDAQSGVQVGVSEGSAKVRDFGGAGGLGGWGGGVAGIAGVSGYGNTDEGKLIAAALMDAQNNLVAQIQATRPSDLYQQRRGSATRNALVADVQGELIRHGYLSGSADGAMGPKTRTAIMEYQRAQGLQADGQPTQGLLQHMRSH, encoded by the coding sequence ATGCTCGGATGCTCGACGACGACCCTGGACGGAGTCTCGCAACGGGAGAGGGACCGCGGGCCGCGGGGTGGCCGCCGTCGGGCCCACGCCGCGCTCGCCGCGGGCGCGGCGCTCGCGCTCGCCGCCTGCCAGGGCACGCCGCAGCTCGGCCAGGGCGGCTCGATGGTGCAGGGCTCGGGCGGCTCCGCCGGCGCCCAGGGCGCATCGCACCAGCTCGTGCGCTGCTCGGAGCCGCTCGGAACCGCCGCGCTCGTCGAGGCCAGCCCCGAGGCGCTGACCGGGCTGCAGAGCCTGGGCCTCTCGTCGCCGCTGCCGCTCATGCGGCTCATCATGGCGCAGTCGAACTGCTTCACGGTCGTCGACCGGGGCGCCGCGATGCGCAACATCGAGCAGGAGGAGATGCTGCGGCAGAGCGGGATGCTGCGCTCGGGCAGCCAGACCGCCCGCGGCCGGATGGTCACCACCCAGTACCTGATCACGCCCAACGTGATCTTCTCGAACCCGAACGCCGGCGGCGGCGCGATCGGCTCGGCGGTGGGCGGCCTGCTCGGCGGCGGCGCCGGCGCGCTCGCGGGCGCGGCGCTCGGCAGCATGCGCATCAAGGAGGCCCAGACGACGCTCTTCCTGACCGACGCCCAGAGCGGCGTGCAGGTCGGGGTGTCCGAGGGCTCGGCGAAGGTGCGCGACTTCGGCGGCGCCGGCGGGCTCGGCGGCTGGGGCGGCGGCGTCGCCGGCATCGCCGGCGTGTCGGGCTACGGCAACACCGACGAGGGCAAGCTGATCGCGGCGGCGCTGATGGACGCGCAGAACAACCTGGTGGCCCAGATCCAGGCCACGCGGCCCTCGGACCTGTACCAGCAGCGGCGCGGCAGCGCGACGCGCAACGCCCTGGTCGCCGACGTCCAGGGCGAGCTGATCCGGCACGGCTACCTGAGCGGGAGCGCCGACGGCGCGATGGGCCCGAAGACCCGCACCGCGATCATGGAGTACCAGCGCGCCCAGGGGCTGCAGGCCGACGGCCAGCCGACCCAGGGCCTGCTGCAGCACATGCGCTCGCACTGA
- a CDS encoding FAD-dependent oxidoreductase, whose product MNGRESSSSGSTRALRSESVTSWSHEADVVVVGHGGAGASAAIEAARAGAQTLVLERMSRGGGTTALSTGVIYCGGGTRIQKACGFEDTVAEMTKFVRLAAGRQADEERVRLFCEGSVEHFEWVSALGVEFQASFEPEKTTHPFGADGLYYSGNELVHPFVEQAKPAPRGHKPARPGEAGGYLMECFLRATGEAGAAVLGDCRAERLVQRADGRVVGVVARRAGDELRVRARRGVVLCAGGFIENPAMVAAHAPSLLACNWKASSPGDDGLGIRLGQGAGAAAVNMHEGLVLNAYYPPGAHTKGILVDAQGQRFVNEDAYAGRTGDAMLHEAKGRAWLIVDDALYGRTQAFHKIAAVEESFEALERALAMPEGALVHTIEQYNRFASRGEDPLFHKAAASLRALQVPPYAAVDCCTATSIYAVFTLGGLATRATGEVLTPDGEEIPGLYAAGRNSAGLPREGRGYASGLSIGDATFFGRLAGRRAAAARDAG is encoded by the coding sequence GTGAACGGCAGGGAGAGCTCGTCCTCGGGCTCGACGCGGGCGCTGCGCAGCGAGAGCGTGACGAGCTGGAGCCACGAGGCGGACGTGGTCGTCGTAGGCCACGGCGGCGCGGGCGCGTCGGCGGCGATCGAGGCGGCGCGCGCCGGCGCGCAGACGCTGGTGCTCGAGCGCATGAGCCGTGGCGGCGGCACCACCGCGCTCTCGACCGGCGTGATCTACTGCGGGGGCGGAACGCGCATCCAGAAGGCGTGCGGCTTCGAGGACACGGTCGCCGAGATGACGAAGTTCGTCCGGCTCGCCGCCGGGAGGCAGGCCGACGAGGAGCGGGTGCGCCTGTTCTGCGAGGGCAGCGTCGAGCACTTCGAGTGGGTGTCGGCCCTCGGCGTCGAGTTCCAGGCGAGCTTCGAGCCCGAGAAGACGACCCATCCCTTCGGCGCCGACGGCCTCTACTACAGCGGCAACGAGCTGGTCCACCCGTTCGTCGAGCAGGCGAAGCCGGCTCCGCGCGGGCACAAGCCCGCGCGGCCGGGCGAGGCGGGCGGCTACCTGATGGAGTGCTTCCTGCGCGCCACCGGCGAGGCCGGCGCCGCGGTCCTCGGGGACTGCCGCGCCGAGCGCCTCGTGCAGCGTGCGGACGGCCGCGTGGTCGGCGTCGTCGCCCGGCGCGCGGGCGACGAGCTGCGCGTCCGCGCCCGGCGCGGCGTCGTGCTGTGCGCGGGCGGCTTCATCGAGAACCCGGCGATGGTCGCGGCGCACGCCCCGAGCCTGCTCGCCTGCAACTGGAAGGCGTCGTCGCCCGGGGACGACGGGCTCGGCATCCGGCTCGGCCAGGGTGCCGGCGCCGCCGCGGTCAACATGCACGAGGGCCTGGTGCTGAACGCCTACTACCCGCCCGGCGCGCACACCAAGGGGATCCTCGTCGACGCGCAGGGCCAGCGCTTCGTCAACGAGGACGCCTACGCCGGCCGCACCGGGGACGCGATGCTGCACGAGGCCAAGGGACGCGCCTGGCTGATCGTCGACGACGCGCTCTACGGGCGCACCCAGGCCTTCCACAAGATTGCGGCGGTGGAGGAGAGCTTCGAGGCGCTCGAGCGCGCGCTCGCCATGCCCGAGGGCGCGCTCGTCCACACCATCGAGCAGTACAACCGCTTCGCGAGCCGCGGTGAGGATCCCCTCTTCCACAAGGCGGCGGCATCGCTGCGGGCGCTGCAGGTGCCGCCCTACGCCGCGGTCGACTGCTGCACCGCCACCTCCATCTACGCCGTCTTCACGCTCGGCGGGCTGGCCACGCGCGCGACCGGGGAGGTGCTGACCCCCGACGGCGAGGAGATCCCCGGCCTCTACGCCGCGGGGCGCAACAGCGCCGGGCTGCCGCGCGAGGGCCGCGGCTACGCGAGCGGGCTCTCGATCGGCGACGCCACCTTCTTCGGGAGGCTCGCGGGCCGCCGCGCGGCCGCCGCGCGCGACGCCGGCTGA
- a CDS encoding SDR family NAD(P)-dependent oxidoreductase encodes MSGRFAGRVAFVSGGGTGIGLACARALVAGGAQVMIAGRREEVLARAAAELGPRAAYARCDVTDDGAVEAAVEAAARLGPLRLAVNAAGTGNIGSVLNGPAADFQALLDTNLTGVYRCLRAEARAMKAAGGGAIVNVSSIAGTLTHRWMSAYCASKAGVNMLTRCAADDLGEHGIRVNAVMPSLVPTELTGPLVGNGQVVEEYLRRMPVARLGTPEDVAALAAFLLSDEASWITGQVIGVDGGHTIRQGPDLQPLFAQLLPVER; translated from the coding sequence GTGAGCGGGCGCTTCGCGGGGCGGGTCGCCTTCGTGAGCGGCGGCGGGACGGGGATCGGCCTCGCCTGCGCCCGCGCGCTCGTGGCGGGCGGGGCGCAGGTGATGATCGCCGGCCGCCGCGAGGAGGTTCTGGCACGCGCCGCCGCGGAACTCGGCCCGCGCGCGGCCTACGCGCGCTGCGACGTCACCGACGACGGGGCCGTCGAGGCCGCCGTCGAAGCGGCCGCGCGCCTGGGCCCCCTGCGCCTGGCCGTGAACGCCGCCGGCACCGGCAACATCGGCAGCGTGCTGAACGGCCCCGCGGCGGACTTCCAGGCGCTCCTCGACACGAACCTGACCGGCGTCTACCGCTGCCTGCGCGCCGAGGCGCGCGCGATGAAGGCGGCCGGGGGCGGCGCGATCGTGAACGTCTCGTCGATCGCGGGCACCCTCACCCACCGCTGGATGAGCGCCTACTGCGCCTCGAAGGCCGGCGTCAACATGCTGACCCGCTGCGCCGCCGACGACCTCGGCGAGCACGGGATCCGCGTCAACGCCGTGATGCCGAGCCTGGTGCCGACGGAGCTCACGGGCCCGCTGGTCGGCAACGGGCAGGTCGTCGAGGAGTACCTGCGCCGGATGCCGGTCGCGCGCCTCGGCACGCCCGAGGACGTGGCCGCACTGGCCGCCTTCCTGCTCTCCGACGAGGCGTCCTGGATCACGGGCCAGGTGATCGGCGTCGACGGCGGGCACACGATCCGCCAGGGCCCGGACCTGCAGCCGCTCTTCGCGCAGCTCCTGCCCGTCGAGCGCTGA
- the msrB gene encoding peptide-methionine (R)-S-oxide reductase MsrB, translating into MADEAIHKSEEEWRRTLTPEQYAVCRQKGTERAFSGAYWDCHEDGLYRCACCQAVLFDAGDKFDSGSGWPSFTRPVAEGRVRTETDRSHGMVRIEVLCARCGAHLGHVFPDGPGPAGQRYCINSVSLELAKREPA; encoded by the coding sequence ATGGCCGACGAGGCGATCCACAAGAGCGAGGAGGAGTGGCGCCGCACGCTCACGCCCGAGCAGTACGCGGTCTGCCGCCAGAAGGGGACGGAACGCGCCTTCAGCGGCGCCTACTGGGACTGCCACGAGGACGGCCTCTACCGCTGCGCCTGCTGCCAGGCCGTGCTCTTCGACGCCGGCGACAAGTTCGACTCCGGCAGCGGCTGGCCGAGCTTCACGCGCCCGGTCGCGGAGGGCCGCGTGCGCACCGAGACCGACCGCAGCCACGGGATGGTGCGCATCGAGGTGCTGTGCGCCCGCTGCGGCGCGCACCTGGGCCACGTCTTCCCCGACGGCCCCGGCCCCGCCGGCCAGCGCTACTGCATCAACTCGGTCTCGCTCGAGCTGGCGAAGAGGGAGCCGGCGTGA